From a single Bdellovibrio sp. ArHS genomic region:
- a CDS encoding SDR family oxidoreductase: MKPLLHLFQRKKAQSFKPVVLVTGCSSGIGLALAKLLHEHDEYRVVATAREHSLPSLRNHFLEDDRFIMRSLDVTSEDDRIRLYNEIQKHWGGVDILVNNAGISYRSVIEHMTEKDEERQMATNYFGPMGLIRLSLPHMRATGRGKIINVSSVSGMLAMPTMASYSASKFALEGASEALWYEMRPFGVTITLVQPGFIHSNSFRNVYHTELSDPTRNWSGPYCDFYQNMTPFVEKMMNMSLTTPEKIARQILKVMKQENPPLWIPATLDATLFYYIRRLLPRRVLLPFLYWNLPKARWSKQHSHRRK; the protein is encoded by the coding sequence ATGAAGCCCTTACTTCATCTTTTTCAGCGTAAAAAGGCCCAAAGTTTCAAACCTGTGGTTCTTGTCACGGGTTGTTCAAGTGGTATTGGGTTGGCTTTAGCGAAGCTCCTTCACGAACACGACGAGTATCGAGTTGTCGCCACCGCGCGCGAACACAGCCTGCCCAGCCTTCGCAATCACTTTCTTGAAGATGATCGCTTCATAATGCGTTCACTAGATGTCACTTCAGAGGACGATCGCATTCGTCTTTATAACGAAATCCAAAAGCACTGGGGTGGGGTTGATATTCTTGTTAACAATGCCGGCATTTCCTATCGCTCTGTGATCGAACACATGACCGAAAAAGATGAGGAACGGCAGATGGCGACGAATTATTTCGGACCCATGGGGTTGATTCGTCTTTCGTTGCCTCACATGCGGGCCACCGGCCGTGGAAAGATCATCAACGTCTCTTCAGTCAGTGGGATGTTGGCAATGCCGACCATGGCTTCCTATTCAGCCTCCAAGTTCGCACTGGAGGGGGCGAGCGAAGCGCTTTGGTATGAGATGCGGCCGTTCGGGGTGACAATCACATTGGTACAGCCAGGTTTTATCCACAGCAATTCTTTCCGGAACGTCTATCATACAGAACTTTCAGATCCGACGCGCAACTGGAGTGGGCCCTACTGTGACTTCTATCAGAACATGACACCGTTTGTGGAAAAGATGATGAATATGTCTCTTACTACGCCGGAAAAGATCGCTCGCCAGATCTTGAAGGTCATGAAGCAAGAAAATCCTCCCCTTTGGATTCCGGCGACTTTAGATGCGACCTTATTTTATTACATCCGCCGTTTGTTGCCCCGACGTGTGTTGCTGCCGTTCTTATACTGGAATCTTCCCAAAGCGCGCTGGTCCAAGCAGCATTCACATCGCCGTAAATAG
- a CDS encoding trypsin-like serine protease: MKLTIFKAALVTGLLGSLIACSPAQQNSVQLGADSTSIIGGAPVESKDAIGKSTVALVASVVTQDGQEGQFICTGSLLTNNVVLTAGHCVPEVGSEYKEVALYVIFNTDLNNMQRGDVRLVVDHVIHEGYGKIGEQGEDAHDLALVKFAGPMAAGYQLAKFLDDESLLTTGKKVTLAGYGLIETDGVNTKSDNKLRKVDVEIVEDFGKHEILLDQTQGKGACHGDSGGPAFLEINGTQYVWGVTSRGAGKDGKDDCSLVSVYTKVKSEATFVKDALQKLSGK, encoded by the coding sequence ATGAAACTCACTATTTTTAAAGCAGCTCTTGTTACAGGTCTTTTGGGATCTTTAATTGCCTGCTCTCCTGCGCAACAAAACTCAGTTCAACTTGGTGCTGATAGCACATCTATAATTGGTGGGGCTCCCGTTGAATCCAAAGACGCCATTGGCAAGTCCACCGTGGCTTTAGTTGCCTCTGTGGTGACTCAAGACGGACAAGAAGGGCAATTCATCTGCACAGGCTCTTTGTTGACGAATAACGTGGTTTTAACAGCCGGCCACTGTGTTCCTGAAGTCGGTTCTGAATATAAAGAGGTCGCTCTTTACGTTATCTTCAATACGGATTTGAATAACATGCAAAGAGGCGATGTTCGCCTTGTTGTTGATCATGTTATTCACGAAGGCTACGGCAAAATTGGCGAACAAGGTGAAGATGCTCACGATCTAGCTCTTGTAAAATTTGCAGGCCCTATGGCGGCAGGCTACCAATTGGCGAAATTCTTGGATGACGAGTCGCTTTTGACTACGGGTAAAAAGGTCACTTTAGCTGGTTACGGTTTGATCGAAACTGATGGTGTTAACACTAAAAGCGACAACAAACTTCGCAAAGTCGATGTAGAGATTGTTGAGGACTTTGGTAAACACGAAATTCTTCTGGATCAAACTCAAGGAAAAGGCGCTTGCCATGGTGACTCTGGCGGTCCTGCATTTCTTGAAATCAACGGCACTCAATATGTATGGGGTGTTACAAGCCGTGGCGCTGGTAAAGATGGCAAAGACGATTGTTCTTTGGTCAGCGTTTATACAAAAGTTAAGTCAGAAGCGACCTTCGTTAAGGACGCGTTGCAAAAGCTTTCTGGAAAATAA